The genomic interval AAAATATTGCATCACGGAGAAAACAATCCTATTTTAAAAACTTGAAAATCCAAGAAAATACTGACACCAGAAGATCGCTCCCGGTCGGGCGCGTCTTTCGAATAAAAAGGAAATCAATTTATGAACGTAAAATTAAGAGAACCCATGAGCGGGTTCACCCATTTTATCGGAATTATTTTTGCTATTGTGGCCCTTATTTTGCTTTTAACGCGGCCCTCGCCAACTGCAAAACTGGCTCACATCATATCCTTTTCCATTTTCGGCGGGGCGATGATTTTGCTCTACACCTTCAGCACCCTGTACCACTGGCTTCCGATTTCCGGTAAACGACTCGAAGCCTTCCGAACGATTGACCATATTATGATTTTTGTCTTCATTGCCGCCACCTACACCCCTGTTTGCCTGATCACGCTTCGCGGGGCGTGGGGCTGGTCTGTTCTGGCCAGTGTCTGGGGACTCACGGCTCTTGGGGTTGTGCTGAAAATTTTTTGGTTGAATGCCCCGCGTTTTTTGTACACGGGGGTTTACCTTTTAATGGGCTGGATTATCATTATCGCCATCTGGCCGCTTATTCACCTCATGAATCCACGGGGCCTTTTCTGGATGGCCCTGGGCGGGTTGTTTTACACCATTGGTGCCGTTATCTACGCCCTCAAAAAACCCGATCCCTGGCCACGTGTGTTTGGCTTCCACGAAATTTTTCACATTTTTATTCTGCTGGGAAGTTTTTCCCATTTCTGGATGATTTACCACTACGTGTGATCTTTTTTTCTCCTTTAGGGATGTCAATCACCAAATTGTTGTCAATTCGTGTCCTCAAACAGGTCAATCGGTTCTTTCAAATGAATAGCCAGAACCGTTACTTCTTTATCCAGAACATTTTTCGGTACCGAAATGGCAACAATACCAGGCACAGGGCTCCAGGACAGTTTCATCATGACCTTCCATTTTAGTTCGGTACCGTTCCCAACGACCCGAATTTGGGTGATTTTGTTTTTCAGCCCCTTTAACAGGACTGGTCCGTTGGGATTGCAGGTCAGGAACAGGTAAAGCGTTTTTTTGTCTTTAGAAAGTGCCGACGGGCCATAAAAATAATCTTTAGGAATTCCTGCCCGCGTACCGTAAATGGCCTCGGCATGTTTGTGCGTCCAACGGCCTAACTCTTTGAGAACCTGAACCTGCTTTTCTGGAAAGGTTCCGTCTGGTTTGGCTCCAACATCTAACAAAAGATTGCCGCCCATACTAATACAATCAACAAAAATGCGAATAATCTCGTTAACCGATTTGTAATTTTGATCTTTGGGTTGGTAGCCCCAGGAATCATTTATTGTCATGCAGAGCTCCCACCAATGAGCCTTCGGGCGTGTAATGGGCACACCCTGCTCGGGGGTAGCGTAGTCGCCGTAACCCTGCAGCCGGGAATTGACAATCACGTTGGGAAGCCAGTGATTGATTTTCTCTCGAATTTCTCTGGCGTGCAATTTTTTGGCCGGAAATTCCCAATCGCCATCAAACCAGAGCAAGTCCGGCTTGTAGCGGGTACAAATTTCCTCAATCTGACCCTGGTAGAATTTCACAAAGCGATTCCACCGCGCCGTGTCCTCATTTGCATCGTAGCGGTCTTTTTTATTGGTAAAGTGGGGGTAGTCTGGATAAGACCAATCCAAGATGGAAAAGTACAATCCAACCTTCAACCCATTTTTTCGCAAGGCTTTGCAGTACGGACCAATTAAATCCCTGCCCGCTGGTGTTTTTTCTACTACATTAAGATGACTGAGCTTGGTCGGCCAGAGCGCTACCCCATCGTGGTGTTTTGAGGTGAGTACAGCGTAGCGGGCACCGCTTTCTTTGAACAACCGGGCCCAGGCATCGGGATCGTAATGGCTTGCCGTAAATCCAGAAAGCTGCTTCATGTAATCTTCGTAAGAAATTTGTCCATTGTGAAAGGACCAAGATTCTGCAATACCATCGACAGCGTAGATCCCCCAGTGAATAAAAATCCCAAGCTTTGCGTCTTCAAACCACTGCATTCGCTGGCTTTCTGGCACGGGTTTTTCCTGAGAAAACCCGGTAGCAACGACCAGAATCAGCGGTAAAAGAAAAAACCACCACGATTTCATTCGTGTCCCTCCTCGAAATTTTCTTCGTAAGATAAATGGCTGCAGGTTCATGAAACTCCCTCTTTTTCCTGACCCGGGAGATCCCTCCGGGTCGTTTCCGTCATTTCGTAATCTTCAGCACCCAGGCGTACCGGCACGGAGGATGTTTCCGAACCGATAGAGGAATGTCGGCCACGAAACCCTTCCCAACCGGTTTCCAGTTGAGCGTCTCTTGGGTTCCCAGAAAACGAATCGTGCTCCCTTTTTCGGGTTGAAACGACGACATCCAGATTTCCGCGGGCGGCTGCGGCTCATCTTCATCGGCCAGATAAATGGCGTAGACTGTCCCGTCCTTTTTGTGCGTCAGACACACCTTACCGTCCTTGTACGGCGCAATAGGACGGGTGGCGTAAATGGCTTCCGAATTGACCCGCATCCAGGCGCCCACTTTTTTCAGGAGGTTGTAAGCATCGGCATCCCAGGTGCCGTCCGGGCCGGGAGCAATGTTGAGCAGAAGGTTTCCCCCCTTGGAAACAATGTCCACCAACAGGTGCACAACCTGACGGGCAGATTTATAGTGGGCATTCGGAACGTGCGACCAGCCGCCTCCGGAAATAATGCAGGATTCCCACGGGTACGGCAGCATTTTCTTCGGAACCTGATTTTCGGGCGTAAGGTAATTCTGATACGGCCCTTCCACCGCCCGATCCACTACAATAAGATCCGGCTGTTTGGCCCGTGCCTTTTTCACCAGTTCCGCCATGTGGATGTCCTGGCTCTGAATATGCGTGAATTTGTAGTGGGGACTGTTAATGGCCGCCTGAATCTGCTTGTCCGTAAGGGGCTGTACCCAGCCGCCATCCAGCCAGAGAATGTCCACTTTTCCGTAATCCGAGAGGAGTTCCAGAATCTGGTTGTGGGTAAATTCCACAAACTTCTGCCAGCGCTTGGGGTATTTTTTGATGTCGTAATTCACATTCCGATCGGGCGTGGCAAAATTCCGCCACCAGTAGTCGTTGCTGTGCCAGTCCGGTTTGGAAAAATACGCCCCCACCCAGAACCCCTCTTTTCGAAACGCCTTAAAGATTTCTTTGGTAATGTTGGCACGAGGATCGGTGTGAAACGGGCACTCTTTGGAGGTAATTTTATAATCGGTGTACTTGGTGTCGAACATGCAGAAGCCGTCGTGGTGTTTGGTAGTGAAAATGACGTACCGCATACCGGCTTCTTTAGCCGCTTTGGCCCATTTTTCGGGATTAAATTTGACGGGATTAAAGGTCTTTTTCAGGGCTTCGTACCGGCGCTTGTACTCCTCGTAATTCTCCATTTTCCGCCGACACCACGGCTCGTCCTCAGCACAGATCGACCAGGATTCCACGACACCCCACTGACTGTACGGCCCCCAGTGCATGAGAAGCCCGAATTTTAAGTCCTGCCATTGATCAATTTTTTGCCGAACCAGCGGATTCGTCTCAGGATAATACGTTTGGCCGGAGGGATGACCATAACCATCCACAACGGCCCCCAGCACAAAAAATCCAAGCAAAAACAGAGCAAATATTCTCATTGGAGGTATTCCTTTTCCTTTAAAAATGAAACCTGATTGCCTGAACGTAAGTTTTCATCGGGAGGTTTATTCATATCATAAACATATCAAAAAATAGCATTCTTTTCCGGTATTGTCAAGCATTTCTTTCTTTCAAACTCTTTTAGTTGATTTTTCACTTTTCACTTGCTTCTTAATCACACAATTTGTATTTTTGAAAAAAATCTTACAGCGGAGAAAAAAATGCTCACTAGCCGAGAACGTGTTATTCGAACCTTTCATCACGAGAAAACAGACCGCATCCCCATCGATTACCTGGCCAATGCCGCCATCGACCGAAAGCTCAAGAATCATTTTGGTTTACGGGAAGATGATGATGAGGGCCTTCGGCAGGCGCTTCATGTCGATTTCAGGGAGGTGACGGTTCCTTACATTGGGCCTGAATTGCACGCTCCACGCCCCGACCTGATGGTTGATCCGGCCTGGGGATTTCGGCGCAAATGGGTCACTCACGATTGGGGGGGCTACTGGGAATTTACGGACTTCCCCCTGAAAGAGCTGACAATGGAAAAGGCGGAAACCTGGCCGATGCCTTCCCCTGATGATTTTGATTACGCCGCGGTCGTTGACCAATGCCGCCAATGGGACGACCTGGCCCTGTATGTGGGAAACCCCGGCCTGGGCGACATGATGAATACCACCGGGTTCTGGTGCGGCATGGAAATCGCTTACATGAGCGTGGGGCTCCGGGATCCGGCCTGGCTGCGTCTGATCGACCGACGGCTGGACATCCAGTTGGAAATGACCGAGCGCATGTTGGAAATCGCCAAAGGCAGAATCGATTTTATGTGGCTGGGTGAGGATCTGGGGCAACAAACGGGCCCCCTGATCAGCCTCAAAGATTACCGAGAGGTCCTGCGCCCCCGGCACCAAAA from Calditrichota bacterium carries:
- a CDS encoding hemolysin III family protein, whose amino-acid sequence is MNVKLREPMSGFTHFIGIIFAIVALILLLTRPSPTAKLAHIISFSIFGGAMILLYTFSTLYHWLPISGKRLEAFRTIDHIMIFVFIAATYTPVCLITLRGAWGWSVLASVWGLTALGVVLKIFWLNAPRFLYTGVYLLMGWIIIIAIWPLIHLMNPRGLFWMALGGLFYTIGAVIYALKKPDPWPRVFGFHEIFHIFILLGSFSHFWMIYHYV
- a CDS encoding alpha-L-fucosidase; this encodes MKSWWFFLLPLILVVATGFSQEKPVPESQRMQWFEDAKLGIFIHWGIYAVDGIAESWSFHNGQISYEDYMKQLSGFTASHYDPDAWARLFKESGARYAVLTSKHHDGVALWPTKLSHLNVVEKTPAGRDLIGPYCKALRKNGLKVGLYFSILDWSYPDYPHFTNKKDRYDANEDTARWNRFVKFYQGQIEEICTRYKPDLLWFDGDWEFPAKKLHAREIREKINHWLPNVIVNSRLQGYGDYATPEQGVPITRPKAHWWELCMTINDSWGYQPKDQNYKSVNEIIRIFVDCISMGGNLLLDVGAKPDGTFPEKQVQVLKELGRWTHKHAEAIYGTRAGIPKDYFYGPSALSKDKKTLYLFLTCNPNGPVLLKGLKNKITQIRVVGNGTELKWKVMMKLSWSPVPGIVAISVPKNVLDKEVTVLAIHLKEPIDLFEDTN
- a CDS encoding alpha-L-fucosidase; protein product: MRIFALFLLGFFVLGAVVDGYGHPSGQTYYPETNPLVRQKIDQWQDLKFGLLMHWGPYSQWGVVESWSICAEDEPWCRRKMENYEEYKRRYEALKKTFNPVKFNPEKWAKAAKEAGMRYVIFTTKHHDGFCMFDTKYTDYKITSKECPFHTDPRANITKEIFKAFRKEGFWVGAYFSKPDWHSNDYWWRNFATPDRNVNYDIKKYPKRWQKFVEFTHNQILELLSDYGKVDILWLDGGWVQPLTDKQIQAAINSPHYKFTHIQSQDIHMAELVKKARAKQPDLIVVDRAVEGPYQNYLTPENQVPKKMLPYPWESCIISGGGWSHVPNAHYKSARQVVHLLVDIVSKGGNLLLNIAPGPDGTWDADAYNLLKKVGAWMRVNSEAIYATRPIAPYKDGKVCLTHKKDGTVYAIYLADEDEPQPPAEIWMSSFQPEKGSTIRFLGTQETLNWKPVGKGFVADIPLSVRKHPPCRYAWVLKITK